acagTCATATACTAttaagcaaaaggaaaagaaattcaatCGGCCGCCGACCAGGAGTGATACAGTTTATCTTGTTCCGTTTCATTGCATTCAATTGCATCCCTGTATTCCagagatatttatttttggacTGGTTTTATACATTCAGAAATAATTGCTTTTATAACAATTCCGATTTGCGTCCGTACTTATGGCCATTACGAGCAGTCAGTATTGTGTAGACGTTTTATATTTGCATTCTTACCATTTCGCAATAACTGCGAGCAAACGCAAACTAAGAAACAAGGATActaaatgacaaaaaaacagtttgcCAGACGAgaaatataacattttttgGTATAACTACTCAACTCAATAATcgtttaaatagaaaaaaatatattttttcatttgtgaaCTATAACCACAACATAAACACCTCCGTTCACTTAAAAgagggaaataattttaaacttatgcagaaattattataaaacacaTAGTCAACGCAACACAATTCCTTCAAGGTACACacattcaaaaatttcaacatgAGATGAGAATATTAATCCTTCTTTCCCCTACAATCGTTGGAAAACTGTTACAATAATACAACTTCAACACGCTGTAAATCATATTGTTTTTGCGGTAAACGTTTCTATTTTACAACATTAACTTTTCTCGATCTTCACACATACTACTAGGCTTACCGTACGGACAGACACTCGCACTCGAATGTGTGTCTCACACATAATGtgaaacaatagcaaaagTCACTGCCATCAGGCGGACTTCTTGCAGACGCGGGCCGTTTGATGGAAACGCCGACGAATGTTTAAGATAGGGCAGAGCAAACAGATGACATGAAACGATGCATTCAACTGCGCAAATAGTAAGCTCGTATTCAGTATGAGTTAGCCATTATCATGATTATACTTATTATTATGAAATTAAATACTGTTTCTGAGTAATTTCCACGTTGTACTGTGTCGATTTGATAGTGATGAAAGAAAGACAGTTGAAATTAGTTCGACGTACAATCTGGAACAATCTGGACAACAATCGGGAAAAGGTAACCACTGAAAAAGATGGCGATTTAGGTTGTGCCATGTGGAGCCTAATTGTTTCACCGAACGAATATGATGTTGTATACGGCTTTATCATTTCGTGTTTATAGACACTGGTTCCGTTTTGTATTTGGCTTTACATACGATGACCGAAAGAAattctttttgttatttattttatttttatacttcacacctttttattatttatttcatattgcGGTACAGTGGGCTTACATATTAACAGGATGTGTAGCAAAGGATGTCGATACAAAAGTGTATTACATCAGGATTGTACTCGGGAAGAGAAAGGTGAATATTTATGATAATTCCATATTGGAAATGCTGTGTTATTtaattaactaaaaaaaacagtgcttATAACCGGAAGAAATTAAGGGtgaacaaaatacaaaaggaGACCTAAAGGGTGATGACATAGCGTACATATCGACAGTATCAAATGTTTTCGGGAAGAAGAAAGGTGAGAGTTGGTTTGTTCATTAACGtattataatgttttaaaatatcccATAATGCTTCCCCAAATGTGCTAAACTTcacttttttgcataattttcatcTGTCGCTTCGTCGCATTGGCTTTTcggcttttgtttgtttccactCCTTCCAGTATCGGAGACAACGCACACGTGCCAATGGTACACGTCATTTCGTAAGTATCACAGTGCGTCGCGTGTGGAACGATGGTGACGGTGGCTTACAGTTTGGCCCGTAGAAGCGCATCCTGCTTCAGGCTGGGCAGATTTAGCTGCCGCAAATGGTTGAACAGCACATCGATGTACTCCTCGCGGTGCTTCATGAAATGACCGACGTGTGGCGAACGATCCCAGCATTTGACCGTCGTCTGTAAATAGTGCAAAATGGCAGCATGGATTTGATATCTACACAGCAGCATTTGCGGGCATTTACTCGCATGAAAAGATTTTACCTTAACACCGCTCTGTTCCCAACTGTCCTTGACGCGGGTATTGGCCTCTACCGTACCGACGGGGTCGGTTTTCGACATCAAAAACAGAGCCGGACAGCGCAACAGATTAGTGTGAAACATCTGGCTCGACCGGATGTAGTGCGATGTTGCCGGCTCGTGGAACGCTTTCATGTGATACCTTTGGAGAAGTAATATGAAATTAGCTTTGGGTTTAAATTATGTACGCCGACTGTGAGCGTGTGTAGAAAACCAACTTACAGCATATACTTTTTCAGTGCACTCTGCAGAGTTGGATTCTTCGGGAACAACGCTCTCGGCACACCGACCGAAATTTCGGTAATGTCAGCTGCGCTGTCCCAAACTTGACCAATAACACGATCTAGCACCACTTGATAGTTCGGTAGATCGCGCGCTATATGCACCAGACACTCGCCCCACAGATATCCTCCGACGGAGAAACCGTGCAGGATGAGCCCATTCTTGAAGTCGTTGTTTTTCAGAAATTTTACAATCTCACCCGCCACCAACTAACAATGGGAAAGTAATCGTTGGACAGTTAAAATTGATAGTAAATTAGCTTCACCTGATTAGTGACCACATCACCTGTGTTCCCTTAACTGGCCACAGGAGTTGCCACGGTGTGATGTGTGTTGCGAACACATCAAATCCTTGATCGATGTAAAGTTGGGCATATTTGGCCAAATGTTTCTGGCGAGCATTCAGCCAGGAGATAATCAACACCACAGGCTTATCACACTGTTCCTTCAGCCTGGAAAGGAAATAAGCGGATAAGAATAACGGTTTCCAGTGACCATTGCAACGGGCTATTACCGCAGAGTTTGCTGATCCTTTTCGACGTTTCTTGGCCTATCGGTGAACAGTTGAATGCTGCGGGTGATTTCCTGCGTAGCCAACGTACGAGCATTTACCATCATGTGCACCTTTGGAGCACAGATCTATATGAAGCAATAGTTACCAATTGATGAGCATTAGTTAAATAAATAGGAAGATTAAAATGTGTGcttaaatttcaaataataGTAACTATTAATGGCAGAAAAACGGAAACCAGTTTATATGGAGCATAGCTCATCGTTCATATgccttttttatcaaacaataTCTTGCCGAAAGCAGAAAGATATGTTGCAAAGAAATCCACATTTAAGGTCAATCtgattaaataaaactaagcTCAGATTAATCCCTTTTCTCGTTAAAGACATTGTGTGTTTCGTGCGGATGGGCATAGAGATAAAGGTTTTGAAATAGAATCGTACGATATGTTTAGGCTTATTTTACGTAATAATGCTTCTAGTCTCACGAACAAAACGCACAGCAGAAGCTAATGTTAATGCTAAAATATTGGTACCATTTGCGTAgatacgaacaaaaaaaacgggttcaATCGATTCTGTCAAGTCATTTGGGACATTAGCTGTGGTTTTGCTTGTTGCTAAGGATGCCTTTTCCGGCTTTAGTTTAGCCTCCTTATCAAAGAAGTAACGCAAAGAGCCGGTTTTCTATTGGTATTACAATCAAAATAAACATCTGCTAGCAGTTGTTGTTTCGTATATCAGTCGTCCATATGCACAACAAATCCaaaatttgcaatttttgaCAATTTCTTGGGGTAGGTCGCGATATGCACATGCAAGCATGCCTTCTGGCTTGCCTTtcttaattcaataaaaaaacattttacgtaaagaaaacataatcaaTGCACTATACAAACCTCTCTGGCTGACTGTATGAGCGTGTGTTTTGAAATCGACGAGTTCAAGGTCGCCTACTTATGCAAACACGACTGTACAATTTATGAAACTGCGTTTTTCACTTTCCCTTCTCTATTACCTCGTTTATGCTACATTACCTATCGGTCCATAAGGTGGCCGTACCAGCTAATCATTTAAGGACTTGGGGGTAACGTGATTGCACAAGAAGTATAGCACAAGTTAGTAGACTCCACAACACATCAATACCGGTTCTAGGCTACGGCATCAGATAAGCtaaaagtttgtcaaaatgcATGCAGCCTACAGGCATGGTGGAAGGTGGTTCGTTCGTGGGCTATTTGTCATAACAAGTTGCGCTCTAAacgtttgacattttctcacaaCGATTTTTCTCAATCTGCACAGATGAGTTCttatttaaactttacaaattatattgtaaaaaacaaatgccaTACCTAACCCAAAAAAACGAGATGGTTAAACAATACTGTCTAATCTTTACTACAATTTCTCCCTAACATGCTGGTGGTCTTTTGCTATGCATGATACAGTGAAAAAATCGTTGGCGTAACTTAAGCAAAAGctagaaaataaaagcaaacaattccGTCGCCAGAATACTAATACCATTCGACTTTTAAGTGTTGTTTGCTGATTTAAATATGTACATGCACAGCACAGTTCTAATGGCCTTGAATATCATAGAACAAAGCTGATCTATTCCGGGTTACTTTGTGACGCACTGCAACAACGAACAACGGGAAACATAGTTTTCCTCCATTGATATTCCCCCTTTGTCGAACGCAATGCTGCAACGATGCAACATGCTTTTGATGCGTATTTTATATCAAAAGTGTAACGTACGGCCTCCCTTCCTCTTTCCATCATTAGTTCGGTAGAGCATCGACGAACATTCCCAatgcatcagcaacaacataGACGAGCGACCGAACCATCGGCAGTAATCGCCAAGCGGGAAGCCATTCCAAAGTCCAAAGGTTGGCTGTCGGATGGGGGATTTGCGAATCCTCCACATACTACATTTGCACAAATGGGAAACCTGCTTTGCGTAAGAAAACTTACGTTACGTTCTGCCACGATCCGATCGAACCGTTTGCTTGGTTCGCTGATGGAGGGCTGGCCCTGCAGTGCACTGAAGAATCGTACACTCTGTACGGGCCAATTATTGCTGCTAGGTCCTGCAGCTAGCTGAGCCGGGATGCATTTTGCAACGTTGTTACATCCCACGAACTGGTGCTGCAGTCCAATGCTCGCCACAGGTTTCGGTACGTTGGCACCGACGCTGGCCATGTACCGTAGGGAACGGATTGCCATCTCTCTCTTGTGGGAAATCACGAATCACGAAGCACTTGAGATGGATTTCCGCACAGGGCTTTTGTTCGAACGAGCACGAAACGGTGTCCCTGATTTCCCGAAGACAACGGTAACACGGCTACAGCTCGGAACTTGCACTAGAACGTCGTTTGCTTAGCACGTTATTTAACACAGAGTTTACAGACAGCACCACATCGAATTCATTACACTGCCGAATGCAAAGAAATCAACACCAACGCACAGTGAGCTACGCAACACGACAACGGGTTTGACAGTTTAATATGgctatattaattttatttaattattttattacattaatcACTACATAATACCAAGCATAGCATAACATCAATCTCGAACAGTGctttataaattttatcgaATTATTAAATAAgcttttttgttatgaaatACACACTGTCCAAGCTGAAGCGCGGTAGACACACACCTATGAGTTGTGCTCATTGTAAAGCTGCggttaaaaaattacaatgtttaaatattgttttaatgtaCGGAACACGTTTGCCTCTTTCCAATCG
The DNA window shown above is from Anopheles funestus chromosome 3RL, idAnoFuneDA-416_04, whole genome shotgun sequence and carries:
- the LOC125767498 gene encoding uncharacterized protein LOC125767498 isoform X1 — protein: MAIRSLRYMASVGANVPKPVASIGLQHQFVGCNNVAKCIPAQLAAGPSSNNWPVQSVRFFSALQGQPSISEPSKRFDRIVAERNICAPKVHMMVNARTLATQEITRSIQLFTDRPRNVEKDQQTLRLKEQCDKPVVLIISWLNARQKHLAKYAQLYIDQGFDVFATHITPWQLLWPVKGTQLVAGEIVKFLKNNDFKNGLILHGFSVGGYLWGECLVHIARDLPNYQVVLDRVIGQVWDSAADITEISVGVPRALFPKNPTLQSALKKYMLYHMKAFHEPATSHYIRSSQMFHTNLLRCPALFLMSKTDPVGTVEANTRVKDSWEQSGVKTTVKCWDRSPHVGHFMKHREEYIDVLFNHLRQLNLPSLKQDALLRAKL
- the LOC125767498 gene encoding uncharacterized protein LOC125767498 isoform X2 yields the protein MMVNARTLATQEITRSIQLFTDRPRNVEKDQQTLRLKEQCDKPVVLIISWLNARQKHLAKYAQLYIDQGFDVFATHITPWQLLWPVKGTQLVAGEIVKFLKNNDFKNGLILHGFSVGGYLWGECLVHIARDLPNYQVVLDRVIGQVWDSAADITEISVGVPRALFPKNPTLQSALKKYMLYHMKAFHEPATSHYIRSSQMFHTNLLRCPALFLMSKTDPVGTVEANTRVKDSWEQSGVKTTVKCWDRSPHVGHFMKHREEYIDVLFNHLRQLNLPSLKQDALLRAKL